A genomic segment from Biomphalaria glabrata chromosome 16, xgBioGlab47.1, whole genome shotgun sequence encodes:
- the LOC106070143 gene encoding uncharacterized protein LOC106070143 yields the protein MYINHLTRMSSLVCCILVLVLSLSQMVSSDWEVINDVDEPENFLLAEEFIPVEPVSKNSAKGNKRSLSSVKTTPKADSDKDKAAETKPLPEASSAGSQQTNKAATTSTTTPAAETEAKKVASDDGVDLKVEGFIPVEEKVKSPTRKLAQAADTSAESNDDTRKNPESSSGKATSADSEKERKTLIPRLKNIDEQKIVDIACIDKSSWECLMFKEDYMALKKDWNLSDQALAKLRAKRQASNGNNPSSTETTTTKTSATTMIQDLGSGQELYTSTVTKVSDVSISQSTNYKLKNASEVIDATRKQKIKAELEEQLKQLFKNMTGFIGVTIKDVLVNPNGEVEIQWQIIVNGSDSGFLNGNITSILDKLFGELNDINGTFNKIVVTGLELEGGLNITDIAQQFENFFKNPCQGNPCDNGYGGCEATKVDNRSPFEVTCFHNCILFEKNNNSCIHGECELDVNFNAICACPANWEGAFCESKVNKKLDAGQITGVTLGAIAVTAGLLGCCFWFLACRKSDRDIAFTHYSDEDGSGSFSNPSSKLSAFVIDRPKVSVNPFQVFSSANASSVGTAPSSQANFGRRSSVGILNSDDALVPPEPSTQYPYSNA from the exons tggtgtcaagtgACTGGGAAGTAATCAATGACGTGGACGAACCAGAAAATTTCTTGCTAGCAGAGGAGTTCATCCCAGTAGAGCCTGTCTCCAAAAACTCTGCCAAGGGAAACAAGCGAAGTCTAT CTTCTGTCAAAACGACTCCCAAAGCAGACAGCGACAAAGACAAAGCCGCAGAAACGAAACCTCTTCCAGAAGCTTCTAGTGCTGGGTCGCAGCAGACAAACAAAGCCGCCACCACGTCTACAACAACTCCTGCTGCTGAAACCGAGGCTAAAAAAGTGGCATCGGATGACGGGGTCGACCTCAAAGTTGAAGGATTCATCCCAGTCGAAGAGAAGGTAAAATCCCCGACAAGGAAGCTCGCCCAAGCTGCAGACACGAGCGCGGAAAGCAACGATGACACTAGAAAGAATCCAGAATCGTCTTCGGGAAAGGCAACATCGGCTGATTCCGAAAAAGAACGAAAGACTTTGATTCCAAGATTAAAAAACATCGATGAACAGAAAATTGTGGACATCGCTTGCATCGATAAAAGTAGTTGGGAATGCTTGATGTTCAAGGAAGATTACATGGCCCTGAAGAAAGATTGGAATCTTTCCGATCAAGCCTTAG CCAAATTAAGAGCCAAACGTCAGGCCAGCAACGGAAACAACCCTTCCTCCACTGAAACTACCACCACCAAAACGTCTGCAACAACAATGATCCAAGATCTAGGCTCAG GTCAAGAGCTGTATACCTCCACGGTGACGAAAGTCAGTGACGTCAGCATCAGCCAATCAACGAATTATAAACTGAAAAACGCTTCGGAGGTCATCGATGCTACAAGAAAGCAGAAGATTAAGGCAGAACTGGAAGAGCAG CTGAAACAGTTGTTCAAGAATATGACAGGATTCATTGGTGTCACAATTAAAGATGTACTCGTAAA CCCTAACGGCGAGGTGGAAATCCAGTGGCAGATCATAGTCAACGGGAGTGACTCTGGCTTCCTGAACGGTAACATAACAAGCATTCTGGACAAGCTGTTCGGGGAACTCAATGACATTAACGGCACCTTCAATAAAATCGTTGTAACCGGCCTGGAACTAGAGGGTGGTCTGAACATCACAGACATAGCTCAGCAAT TCGAAAATTTTTTCAAGAATCCTTGCCAAGGCAACCCATGTGACAATGGCTACGGTGGCTGCGAGGCAACCAAGGTGGACAACCGTTCGCCCTTCGAAGTGACCTGCTTCCACAACTGCATCCTCTTTGAGAAGAACAACAACAGCTGCATCCACGGCGAATGTGAGCTGGATGTGAACTTTAACGCCATTTGCGC ttgtcCGGCCAATTGGGAAGGTGCATTTTGTGAATCGAAAGTCAACAAAAAGCTGGACGCTGGTCAGATCACCGGTGTTACGCTTGGTGCCATAGCCGTCACTGCAGGACTCTTGGGGTGCTGTTTCTGGTTCCTTGCCTGCAGAAAATCTGACAG GGATATTGCCTTCACACATTACTCTGATGAGGATGGTAGTGGATCATTCTCTAATCCATCGAGCAAACTTAGTGCTTTT GTTATAGATAGGCCGAAAGTTTCTGTGAACCCCTTCCAAGTTTTCTCTTCTGCCAACGCTAGCTCGGTGGGAACAGCTCCCTCTTCTCAAGCCAATTTCGGGCGTAGGTCATCAGTAGGGATCCTTAACTCAGACGATGCCTTGGTGCCGCCGGAGCCTTCTACACAATACCCTTATTCAAACGCATAG